Sequence from the Panicum virgatum strain AP13 chromosome 5N, P.virgatum_v5, whole genome shotgun sequence genome:
TGCATGTCAACATTACTTGCTTACGTGGATGCATATGGACTTGCGGTAAACAATCTAAAAGTTTTGGATTCAGCAATGTATTTTTGGAGTTGATGGATCTAAATAACACACCCTCACACGTTCAGAAACTGCCGGTGTGCTGTACTCTAATTTCCTGGAACCAAACATGCACGCGCGCCCTCGTCATAGATGCTTGAAGCTAGACCCTACTTGCATATATGTCATGGCACACGGGGCGTGTGTGGTGCGCGCCGGCCGAGTGCGCCGTGCGTCCACCTCACGCTCTGCCGCCTTAGCGCGCGGCGTGCACGTAATAACCCCACTTGCTTGGCCACTGCACTGTCCTGTCATCTATATAACACACACAGCACTTGATCCTCTCCGGCCGAGCTGCTCTAGCGACAAACCGTACCGTACGTGCCTCCGACCCTCTTCCTCAACCGCACATCCACATCCGCGCCGCCTTTGcagagccatggcggcggctcgCACCACCCGCATCAgcaggccgggcggcggcgcgggggctgctgccgccgccgccgcggcggtggccgtgCTCGTCGTCTCTGCTCTTGCGGCGAGGACGGAGTACTCCTggcaggagggcggcggcgacccggccgcgacggcgtgcgcgcggcggcccgtGGTGTTCGCGTTCGGGGACTCCAACACGGACacgggcggcgtcgcggcggggcTGGGCTACTACTACCCGCTCCCGGAGGGCCGCGCCTTCTTCCGCCGCGCCACAGGGCGCCTCTGCGACGGCCGACTCGTCATCGACTACCTCTGTGAGTCATCGTCGTCACACACCAGCAGCTCGCCCATCTCCACTGCTGCTTCGTTCTTGATACTCCactgctcgtcgccggccggccggtcgcgCGCACGTACCCAGCTAGCTAGTGGTGGTCGAGGTCGCCGTGAAAGCAGCCAGAGAACGATCGAGAGAAGGTTATTAGTTTGTGGTGCCTGATGGTGACCGCGCGCAGGCGCAGCACAGGTCTTTGCAAATGATAGGCGCGCGAGCGTGCTGGGTCCATCTCAGGAAAACGAAAAGGCCGCGAGCGCCAACGATCGGCCTCCGGTTTCCACAAACTGGCCGGAATCCACCGCACCGTGCCGGCATAAACCGGGCCCTGTGCAAAACTCTAAAGTGACTCGGAATCGTAGAGTGCGGTCGTGGGCAGAAGTGTGAGCATGGCTAGCTTCAGGTTGCTAGTGCCACCCATCATGAGCTCGCACTTCCACCGTCCCACATTTGCGACCTCCAGTTTTTCCTTTCCATGGCGACCAGCCGTGACCGGGACCTCCATTTCCTTCCTCTGCTGGTGATGGACGGTTCGGCGCAAGATGTGGCCTGGGCAGCTCTCGAATCTCTGCTTCTATCTTGAAAACATTGCTGTCGCATTTTCCTGAACCTTTTTACGCGCGCGTGGTGATCGATGATCTGTCGGGCACGCCGGCCGGGTGAACCACGGCATGCAGGTGAGAGCCTGAACATGAGCTACCTGAGCCCGTACCTGGAGGCCCTGGGCTCCGACTTCACCGGCGGCGCCAACTTCGCCATCTCCGGCTCCGCCACGCTCCCCCGCAgcgcccccttctccctccACGTCCAGGTCCAGCAGTTCATCCACTTCAAGCAGCGATCCTTCGAGCTCGTCGCCCATGGTAAGGAAGTTAAGGAACACACACACCATGCCGCCCTGCTGCTTCCATGTTCGTTCGGAGGCACGCGACGCAAGTGACGAGCGAGCTCTGTCCTCCTTGGGGGCCCGGCATGCAGGTGGGAGCGCCCCGGTCGACGCCGACGGCTTCCGGAACGCGCTCTACCTCATCGACATCGGCCAGAACGACCTCTCCGCCGCGTTCGGGAGCGGGGCGCCCTACGACGACATCATCCACCTCAAGATCCCGGCCTTCATCTCAGAGATAAAGGACGCCATCATGGtacaaataaaagaaaattgcCATGCTCGATCGATCGGCCTTGTTCTGTTCTTTCTGTCTAGTAGCTGCGTTCTTGTCTGAACACTGAACTAGCTGTTGTGGAACGACGAACCTGCTTCAATCGATTAGACTCTCTACTACAACGGCGCCAAGAACTTCTGGGTCCACGGCACCGGCCCCCTGGGCTGCCTGCCCCAGAAGCTCGCCGCGCCCAGGCCCGACGACGGCGACCTCGACTACAGCGGCTGCCTCAAGACCCTCAACAACGGCGCCTACGAGTTCAACAACCAGCTCCGCGCCGCCTGCGACGAGCTCAGGTCGCAGCTGCGTGGCGCCACCATCGTCTACACCGACGTGCTGCTCGTCAAGTACGACCTCGTCGCCAACCACTCCGCCTACGGTCCGTGCATGATGAGCTCTCCATGCCTTGTAACTCCATCACGAATTCACGATCGGGGGGGCTCGATGACCTCGATCATGACCAAGATGCAgttcggattttttttttcttgttctgTTTTCAGGATTCGAGGAGCCGCTCATGGCGTGCTGCGGCTACGGCGGGCCGCCCTACAACTACAACGCGAACGTGAGCTGCCTCGGCCCGGGCTTCCGGGTGTGCGAGGACGGCGCCAAGTTCGTCAGCTGGGACGGcgtgcactacaccgacgccgcgaacgccgtcgccgccgccaagatCCTCTCCGGCGAGTTCTCCACGCCCAAGCTGCCCTTCGCCTACTTCTGCAAGGCATGACGACGACGGGCCTGCGCTGGCAGTGCACTGTGTTTGATACCAGCAAGCAAAGCCGAGCGATTTATTATTAGCTGAGAATCCGTTCGCAACCAAGGCAAGAAATGTGACGCATTTCACATGGAATAATTTGTGACTAACCGTCTGTCCTCCTGTACCCTCCACACTCAATATCAGGTAGGATTGTGCATTAGGGCGTTTAATTTTGAGATTACTAATGTTAGAAGCGACGGAGAAACAAACGACGAAGAACAGAAAGATCAAACCGTAGGAAGACACgagatttaacgtggaaaactcCTCCAATGCGAAATGTAAAAATTACGGGTGCCAGCTAGTAAGAACTTTactatatcgggtgtgtgtttacaacgTCTAGCGGCGACTTACAAAAGGAATAATGAATTATAGAGCAAAACCCTAATCATGGATATATGTACTGTACCGCTCTCCGGCCGAAGCCTCCCGGCGACGggcctccgctccgctccgtcGGAAGTTGGCTTTTTTCTTGTACAGAATTTGaatcacaatataacatactccaccttgagacaaattctttcTTGTAGCATATATCAAATCATCACCTGAACACAACAAAGGACAGAGGTTCTGGCGCCACATAGCCTCTTGGGCTAAGCTGTCAAACCAACTAACTTAGCTACAGGAACTGGTTTAGTCATCATATCAGCTGGATTATCATGAATACTGATCTTGCATACCTTCAGTTTACCTTGTGAAATCACATCACACACGTAATGTtacttgacatcaatatgcTTAGTCCTCTCATGGAACATCTGATCTTTGGTGAGACATATAGTACTTTGACTGTCACAGAATAGATCAATGCAAGAATCAACTCCACACAGCTCAGCAAACAAACCTTTCAGCCAAACTGTCTCCTTACACgcttcagcaatagccatatattctgcCTCAGTGGTAGACATAGCAATAACATGCTGCAAAGTAGCcttccaactcacagcacaactgccaacagtgaacacataacctgtgagtgacctgcgcctatccaaatcagcagcataatctgaatccacatGACCAATAAGTCCCTGATCAGTTCtcccaaacttcaaacaagaatctgTTGTCCctctgaggtacctgaaaatccactgAACTGCCTTCCAATGTTCTTTACCAGGATTAGACATGTATCTGCTAACCAAATTCATAGTATATGATAAATCTGGATGAGAGCAAATCATGGCATACATCAAagaaccaacaacactagaatATGAGACTTTTGACATATATTCAACATCCTTATCAGAACTAGGACACTGAGCGGCTGACAATTTAAAGTGAGgtgcaataggagtactaacTGGCTTTGCATCATGCATATTAAAATGATGAAGAACCTTGTTAATGTAATTATACtgactaagaaataataaaccagATTTTTTGTCTCTAGTAATCTCCATACCCAGAATTTTCTTAgcatcaccaagatctttcatatcaaattcactactcaacaatttctttAGTGTAGTAATTTCTTTTCTGCTCTTGGCAGCAAtaagcatgtcatcaacatataacagCAAGTATATAGGTGATCCATCAATAATTTTAATGTAAACACAGCTATCATATTTAGATCTTTTAAAGCCATGTAAcaacataaatgaatcaaacctTTTATACCACCGACGAGgagactgtttcaaaccatacaagAACTTCTTCAATTTATAAACATAATTCTTCTTGCCTGGCACTATGAATCCTTCTGGCCGATCTATGTATatttcctcctcaagctctccatgcaaaaatgcagtcttcacatctaactgctcaagctcaagatcatgcatagcaacaatactaaagaaTGTCCGAATTGAACTATGCTTCACAACTAgagagaacacatcattataatcaacaccaggaatctgactgaagccttttgcaactaaccttgccttaaatcttggaggctcactaggagacaaaccctcctttcttttgaagacccatttgcagcgaaCAGTCTTCTTTTGCTTAGGCAAGCTCACAATCTCCCATGTGCCATTCTTCTCAAGAGACTGCATCTCCTCATGCATAGCTGAGATCCACTTCTCTTTATCAACAGAATCAATGGCTTCAGAATATGTTGCTGGCTCACTAGCATTCTCCACCTGTTCAAcacaactcaaagcataataaGTCATATTACACTCCTCAATTAAACGGTTTGGAGGTCCACAACTCCTCTTTGATCCGCGAAGAGCAATAGGTAAATCTAGATCCTCCTCTTGCTGCAAAATGGACTGTGAAACTAGAGGTGAGTACTGAACAGTACCAAGAACACTATCTGGAGCATCATTACCAACAACTTTATTTTTCTGGTCATCCATAAGCTCCACCTACACACTAACTTGTGGCTGCAATTTCTAAACTAAAGCATCATCTGTGGACAAACTATCAGTAAACATCACAGAATCATTGAAAACTACACTTCTGCTCATGAAAGTTTTTCTAGTTTCaggattccacaatttataACCTTTGACTCCCAaaccataaccaagaaacaGACATTTAATAGCTCTAGACTCTAATTTCCCATTATTAACATGAGCATAAgcagtgcagccaaaaactctcaagtgtgaataatatgcaggtgtaccagaccaTACCTTAATAGGAGTCTTCTTGTTGAGTGGAATAGAAGGCGACCTGTTGATCAAATAGCATGTAGTATTAGTAGCCTCAGCCCAAAAATGTTTGTTCATACAGGCACTGGAcagcatgcaacgagccttcgagaTAATGGTCATGTTCATGCGCTCGGCCACACCATTCTGTTGAGGAGTGTATGAGATGGTGTGATGCCTAACAATgccttcttttctgcaataatcATCAAAAAGATCTGAACAGAACTCTCCACCATTATCAGTCCGAAGCACTTTGACCTTCTTCTCAGTTTGCCTTTCTATCATGACTTTCCACTCTGTAAAAACAGCAAAAGTATCATCTttgttttttagaaaataaggctagactcttctagagtaatcatcaataatggtaaGTATATAACGAGCACCACCATATGAAGGCTTACGAGAAGGACCCCATAAATTAGCATGAACATAATCAAGTGTACCTTTTGTGGTATGAACAGAGGTATTGAATTTGACCCTCTTGTGCTGACCAAATACACAATGCTCACAGAACTTCTTGCCGCTCAGAATGCAGCCATCTAGCaggtttctcttcatcaattctgTTATACCGAGTTCACTCATATGTCCAAGATGCATATGCCAAAGGTTAGTCTTACTAGGTTCAACATTagtaacagcagcagcagaagaaatAGAACCATATAAAATACAACATCtgagaacatataaatttgaaggattgagatcacccagcaaatatacaagagaacctttagatacccttcgcattggaggggttttcctgcagcacttcttgcagaatatcattagatagatgaagctgaataagtgaaagagccttacggtccttgcgcttctcctcatcgatccactcatccttcttcttcttcccgaaACATTCCAGCACCTCATCAAGATCATTGGTTTGCGCCAGAATAGCtctcatcttgacttgccacagcgagaaccttgtcttgtagtccaacatcggtAGATCATACTTCATCGATGCCATCACGAAACCCTAACTTGAAACCATGGCTCTGTtaccacttgttagaagcgacggcgaaaCAAATGGCGAAGAACAGAAAGATCAAACCGCAGGAAGACATgagatttaacgtggaaaacctatccaatgcgaagggtaaaaaccacgagtgccagccagcaagaacttcactatatcgggtgtgtaTTTACAATGCCTAGCGGctgcttacaagaggaataatgaACTATAGAGCAAAACCCTAATCCGGCCCAAGCCTCCCGGCGACAGGCCTCCGCTCCGCTCCATCGAAAGTTGGTATCTTTCTTGtacagaatttggatcacaatataacaacTAATGTGCACGGGAAGAACTAACAATAATTCGAAAGCCTACGTGCTGATGGTGAAAGACAACAATGCGCTATCTTGGAGGATGAGAGAACCCTAGGGGCCCCTGGATCcctccgagccgccgccgccggcggccgcctccaCGGCGTCGGCGGCCTCCCCTTCCATCCTCTCCCCTCACCTTCCTGCCTCCCCTCCCCGTCCCTCACCTTGCATGTCCGGGCTCGGGGGTCGGCCCGAGCTCGCGGGATGCGGGGCTGCGCCGCGCGTCGGGCGGGCGCCGAGGCCACCGGGCGCCATAGAGGAGGTCTCTACTGCCAACTTCCCCTCGCCCACCATGACGCCGTACGCTGcctgtggcgccgccgccgcggccaccccaCGGCTTGGGAGCTGGATCTGGCGCGCCCTCGCCTCCGGTGTCGGCCTCTGCCACCGCTGACTCTAGAGCGCCCTGCCGGCCGCCGACTCCGCCGGTCGGCACGGAGAGAGTTGCCACCGCTACCATTGACGACATGCTCAGATCCACACCACCTAGGCCCAAGCCCGGGCCTTTCGAGCTTGCGAATGCCAAAGCCTCCACGGCGCCACCGACATCCCCCAGCTCGTCCTCCCTCTCACCGACCGTGCCTCCGTTCTTCCCAGCCTTCTCGAGAGGGCGCTCGAAGAGCCAACGGTGGGCGGACAATGACGGCGATGAGCCAGTCGACGACCACCCCATGACCTATCTGGGCGTCGCTTGTCGCCCGCCGAAACCGGTGGCTTCGGCCCCGCCGCGTGCCCAGCCTGTCATGGACACGGACCGTGGCCGTGCCGACGCTGGGTGGCATGGATTGAGGCGAAGACGGAGGAAGCGCAGCCAGCCGCGCTCGCAGCTTGTGCACGGCTTGCCGGATCGTCCAGTGGAAGGACGCGTCCCTGCTCGTCAACGCCTTGGTCGACGCAAGCAGGTCTCCGCCCCCGACGCCAACCAACGCCGAGAGCCACGACGCACGCCGGTGCACCAACGCCTCGGCCCCAGGGTTATAGAGCACCCGGCTCTGTGTCACCGTCCTCGCCGCTTCTCGCCTCCGAATGCCGACAGGTGGCGGGAGGTCTTGCCCCAGCGGACGCATGTCAACGGCGCTGACGCCGAGCGCCACCCCACCCACCAGCCGCCCACGCGTCGACCTCTTCCGGTGGAGCTGAGCGGCCGATGCCTGAACTGTCTCTCTTACAAACACCGCCGAGCAGATTGCAGGCTACCAACAAGGTGTCTCCGCTGCCTCAGTCTTCGGCATCATGCTCGTGACTGCAAGCAGCCGCGTTCACCACAAACCGGCAACTCGGTTGCTCGGGGCCACGATGGCCCATCGCTGGCTATCGCTACATGTGTCGGAGGTGAGCGACGATGACGACGTCATTCGAGATGTCTGAGGAAGACAAGGGACAATATCTCAGGTGCTCCAACTGGTTCCTCAGGTGATGCGGCAGCTGCTCGGGCCACTCACGGTGACCCGGTCTTGGGGCCATGGCTGCTCGCGACCGACCCGTTGTTACTCACCCTATGGCGATGCGGCAGCTGCTCGGGCCACTCACGGTGACCCGGTCTTGGGGCCATGGCTGCTCGCGACCGACCCGTTGTTACTCACCCTATGGCCTTGTGACACACCCGTCAGTCGTGACACCACGAATGACCCGTTGTTGGAGGAGTTGGC
This genomic interval carries:
- the LOC120676443 gene encoding GDSL esterase/lipase LIP-4-like, which encodes MAAARTTRISRPGGGAGAAAAAAAAVAVLVVSALAARTEYSWQEGGGDPAATACARRPVVFAFGDSNTDTGGVAAGLGYYYPLPEGRAFFRRATGRLCDGRLVIDYLCESLNMSYLSPYLEALGSDFTGGANFAISGSATLPRSAPFSLHVQVQQFIHFKQRSFELVAHGGSAPVDADGFRNALYLIDIGQNDLSAAFGSGAPYDDIIHLKIPAFISEIKDAIMTLYYNGAKNFWVHGTGPLGCLPQKLAAPRPDDGDLDYSGCLKTLNNGAYEFNNQLRAACDELRSQLRGATIVYTDVLLVKYDLVANHSAYGFEEPLMACCGYGGPPYNYNANVSCLGPGFRVCEDGAKFVSWDGVHYTDAANAVAAAKILSGEFSTPKLPFAYFCKA